Proteins encoded within one genomic window of Rhodothermaceae bacterium:
- a CDS encoding 2-C-methyl-D-erythritol 2,4-cyclodiphosphate synthase, whose translation MSTRVGIGYDVHQLVEDRPLIIGGTEIPHSKGLAGHSDADVLLHAICDALLGAAALGDIGMHFSDSDTRWKGVDSRILLRKVKEMVLGAGYEPVNIDASVALERPKLRSYIDRMRQVIAEDLAIDQNQISVKATTSEKLGIVGREEAAAAWAVCLLTGSARQ comes from the coding sequence ATGAGTACTAGAGTAGGGATTGGGTATGATGTTCATCAACTCGTCGAGGATCGACCTCTGATCATTGGTGGGACAGAGATCCCTCATTCAAAGGGGTTGGCGGGGCACTCGGATGCTGACGTATTGCTGCATGCCATCTGCGACGCTCTCCTGGGTGCAGCAGCATTGGGGGATATCGGGATGCATTTTTCCGATTCTGACACACGCTGGAAGGGGGTAGATAGTCGTATACTGCTTCGCAAGGTGAAAGAGATGGTGTTGGGTGCAGGATATGAACCTGTCAATATAGACGCTTCGGTCGCTCTCGAGCGCCCGAAGCTGCGTTCTTATATCGACCGGATGAGGCAGGTCATTGCCGAGGATCTGGCCATAGACCAGAATCAAATATCAGTCAAAGCCACGACCTCCGAGAAACTGGGCATCGTCGGACGTGAGGAAGCAGCCGCAGCCTGGGCAGTGTGTCTGCTTACAGGATCTGCTAGGCAATAG
- the ispD gene encoding 2-C-methyl-D-erythritol 4-phosphate cytidylyltransferase — protein MVAVIIPAAGSGSRLGGLPKQMRLLGDAPMLLHTAQVFDRHPGVSFLVVVGPPKNLDVIEGILTPLEKPYQVVAGGATRQKSVEAGLKVVNESTNIVLVHDAARPFISAQIITKVIESAKIAGAAAVAMPVTDTVRYGEDGSFTKTISRDGLYAMQTPQGFKYDLLQRAFCQVEGISQATDDVALMGHIGQSVQIVEGDRWNVKITTQSDWEWAQQMWKKRT, from the coding sequence ATGGTTGCTGTGATCATTCCAGCAGCAGGATCGGGTTCACGTTTAGGCGGCTTACCTAAGCAGATGCGCCTTTTGGGTGACGCTCCGATGCTGCTTCATACTGCGCAGGTTTTTGACCGACATCCCGGTGTTTCCTTTCTCGTGGTCGTTGGGCCGCCGAAGAACCTCGATGTGATAGAAGGAATACTTACACCGTTGGAAAAACCCTATCAGGTAGTAGCAGGAGGTGCAACTAGGCAAAAATCTGTGGAGGCCGGATTGAAGGTGGTTAACGAATCCACAAATATCGTGCTGGTTCACGATGCTGCACGTCCGTTTATTTCTGCGCAGATTATCACGAAGGTGATTGAATCTGCAAAGATCGCAGGTGCTGCTGCAGTTGCAATGCCGGTGACGGATACCGTGCGTTACGGGGAAGATGGCTCTTTTACTAAAACAATTTCTCGCGACGGGCTTTATGCAATGCAAACGCCACAGGGATTTAAGTATGATCTTCTGCAGCGGGCATTTTGTCAGGTGGAGGGCATTTCACAGGCTACCGATGATGTTGCTTTAATGGGACACATTGGACAGTCTGTTCAAATCGTGGAGGGAGATCGGTGGAACGTCAAAATCACCACACAGTCCGACTGGGAATGGGCACAGCAGATGTGGAAAAAAAGAACCTGA